One window from the genome of Salvia splendens isolate huo1 chromosome 9, SspV2, whole genome shotgun sequence encodes:
- the LOC121748827 gene encoding serine/arginine-rich SC35-like splicing factor SCL30A — translation MRGRSYTPSPPRGYGRRERSPPRGGGRYGRGGRDRDDAPTSLLVRNLRHDCRPEDLRRPFGQFGPVKDIYLPRDYYTGDPRGFGFVQFVDPADAADAKYHMDGQILQGRELTVVFAEENRKKPTEMRSRERGSSRGSSRVYDRRRSPPRHSRSPRYSSRSPPPRGREYYSPKRRYSRSISPHEKRYGRERSYSRSPAPRDQSPPPYDGARKHSGSPVRERSPFGSRSRSQSPGQGRGHSPVRAPPARSPSRSRSRSPYPADYPTGPVRDRSPSQ, via the exons ATGAGGGGAAGGAGTTACACACCTTCACCACCAAGAGGTTATGGTAGGAGAGAAAGGAGCCCCCCAAGAGGAGGGGGGCGCTATGGTAGAGGAGGAAGAGATAGAGATGATGCTCCAACCAGTCTTTTAGTGCGCAACCTTCGCCATGACTGTAG GCCAGAAGACTTGCGTAGGCCATTTGGACAATTTGGCCCGGTTAAAGACATTTATCTGCCTAGGGACTACTACACTGG TGATCCTAGAGGATTTGGGTTTGTTCAATTCGTGGACCCTGCTGATGCTGCAGATGCTAAATATCACATGGATGGACAAATTTTGCAAGGTCGAGAATTGACTGTTGTTTTTGCAGAGGAAAATAGGAAAAAACCAACTGAAATGAGATCCCGAGAAAGAGGAAG TAGTAGAGGAAGCAGTCGTGTTTATGATAGGAGGAGATCACCTCCTCGCCATTCTCGTTCTCCCCGTTATTCCTCCCGTTCACCACCTCCACGTGGCCGTGAGTACTACTCTCCTAAGAGAAGATATTCAAG GTCTATTTCCCCTCATGAGAAGAGGTATGGCAGAGAGAGATCATACTCACGCTCTCCAGCACCACGGGATCAGTCTCCCCCACCCTATGACGGAGCAAGGAAACACAGTGGAAGTCCAGTGAGAGAGCGGTCTCCATTTGGATCGAGAAGCCGCAGCCAGAGTCCAGGTCAAGGTCGTGGCCATTCTCCAGTTAGAGCTCCTCCTGCTCGAAGCCCCAGTCGTAGCAGAAGCAGGAGCCCTTACCCTGCAGATTATCCAACTGGACCCGTGAGGGATAGGTCTCCTAGCCAATGA
- the LOC121748903 gene encoding shewanella-like protein phosphatase 1 isoform X2: MASVALGCFLPLQTLRRKPLLCCASTALTPHSFSQTTATLKPIVVDGDPPTFVSAPGRRIVAVGDLHGDLDKAKHALQMAGVLSSDGQNLWVGGQTVLVQVGDILDRGEDEIAILSLLKSLDIQAKANGGAVFQVNGNHETMNVEGDFRYVDSGGFDECAAFLEYLEICNHNWEEAFVGWSSVSKRWREERDVPKNHWGPWNLVKQKGVIARSYLLRPGGPLAFELAHHAVVLKVNDWVFCHGGLLPHHVEYGIERMNREVSYWMKDLGMDDHPPFIATRGYDSVVWSRLFSRDTSDLEDYQINQIQYILRDTLQAVGAKGMVVGHTPQSTGVNCEFNCSIWRVDVGMSSGVLDSRPEVLEIREGKARPISSRRDRYSELQVVDYI; encoded by the exons ATGGCTTCCGTTGCTCTCGGCTGTTTCCTTCCTCTGCAAACGCTTCGGCGCAAGCCACTACTTTGCTGTGCTTCTACTGCTTTAACTCCACACAGTTTCAGCCAAACCACAGCCACCTTAAAGCCGATCGTCGTGGATGGTGATCCGCCCACTTTCGTCTCCGCTCCCGGTCGCCGAATAGTTGCGG TTGGGGACTTGCATGGAGATCTTGATAAAGCTAAGCATGCTCTTCAGATGGCCGGTGTCTTGAGTTCtgatgggcaaaacttatgggTTGGTGGACAAACG GTATTAGTTCAGGTTGGAGATATTCTTGATAGGGGCGAAGATGAAATTGCAATATTGTCCTTACTAAAGTCACTAGATATCCAGGCAAAAGCTAATGGGGGTGCAGTTTTCCAG GTTAATGGAAATCATGAAACCATGAATGTGGAAGGTGATTTTAGATATGTAGATTCAGGGGGATTCGATGAGTGTGCCGCCTTCCTGGAATATTTGGAAATCTGCAACCATAACTGGGAAGAAGCTTTTGTTGGTTGGTCCAGTGTATCAAAGAGATGGAGGGAAGAGCGTGATGTGCCAAAGAATCATTGGGGTCCCTGGAATTTGGTAAAG CAGAAAGGAGTCATTGCGAGATCATACCTCCTAAGACCAGGTGGCCCGTTGGCATTTGAATTGGCGCACCATGCTGTTGTTCTCAAAGTCAATGACTGGGTATTCTGTCATGGAGGCCTTCTTCCTCATCATG TTGAATATGGCATAGAGAGAATGAATAGAGAAGTATCATACTGGATGAAAGACCTTGGCATGGATGATCATCCCCCATTTATTGCCACCAGAGGCTATGATAGTGTAGTGTGGAGTCGTTTGTTCTCCAGAGACACGTCAGATCTGGAAGATTATCAGATCAATCAG ATCCAATATATTCTTCGTGATACACTTCAAGCAGTAGGTGCCAAAGGAATGGTGGTGGGACATACGCCACAAAGTACTGGAGTAAACTG TGAATTCAACTGTAGCATTTGGCGAGTTGATGTGGGGATGTCAAGTGGGGTCCTTGACTCGAGACCTGAG GTTTTAGAAATAAGAGAAGGTAAAGCAAGGCCAATCTCGAGCAGACGAGATAGATACAGTGAGCTCCAAGTAGTTGATTATATCTAG
- the LOC121748903 gene encoding shewanella-like protein phosphatase 1 isoform X1, whose translation MASVALGCFLPLQTLRRKPLLCCASTALTPHSFSQTTATLKPIVVDGDPPTFVSAPGRRIVAVGDLHGDLDKAKHALQMAGVLSSDGQNLWVGGQTVLVQVGDILDRGEDEIAILSLLKSLDIQAKANGGAVFQVNGNHETMNVEGDFRYVDSGGFDECAAFLEYLEICNHNWEEAFVGWSSVSKRWREERDVPKNHWGPWNLVKQQKGVIARSYLLRPGGPLAFELAHHAVVLKVNDWVFCHGGLLPHHVEYGIERMNREVSYWMKDLGMDDHPPFIATRGYDSVVWSRLFSRDTSDLEDYQINQIQYILRDTLQAVGAKGMVVGHTPQSTGVNCEFNCSIWRVDVGMSSGVLDSRPEVLEIREGKARPISSRRDRYSELQVVDYI comes from the exons ATGGCTTCCGTTGCTCTCGGCTGTTTCCTTCCTCTGCAAACGCTTCGGCGCAAGCCACTACTTTGCTGTGCTTCTACTGCTTTAACTCCACACAGTTTCAGCCAAACCACAGCCACCTTAAAGCCGATCGTCGTGGATGGTGATCCGCCCACTTTCGTCTCCGCTCCCGGTCGCCGAATAGTTGCGG TTGGGGACTTGCATGGAGATCTTGATAAAGCTAAGCATGCTCTTCAGATGGCCGGTGTCTTGAGTTCtgatgggcaaaacttatgggTTGGTGGACAAACG GTATTAGTTCAGGTTGGAGATATTCTTGATAGGGGCGAAGATGAAATTGCAATATTGTCCTTACTAAAGTCACTAGATATCCAGGCAAAAGCTAATGGGGGTGCAGTTTTCCAG GTTAATGGAAATCATGAAACCATGAATGTGGAAGGTGATTTTAGATATGTAGATTCAGGGGGATTCGATGAGTGTGCCGCCTTCCTGGAATATTTGGAAATCTGCAACCATAACTGGGAAGAAGCTTTTGTTGGTTGGTCCAGTGTATCAAAGAGATGGAGGGAAGAGCGTGATGTGCCAAAGAATCATTGGGGTCCCTGGAATTTGGTAAAG CAGCAGAAAGGAGTCATTGCGAGATCATACCTCCTAAGACCAGGTGGCCCGTTGGCATTTGAATTGGCGCACCATGCTGTTGTTCTCAAAGTCAATGACTGGGTATTCTGTCATGGAGGCCTTCTTCCTCATCATG TTGAATATGGCATAGAGAGAATGAATAGAGAAGTATCATACTGGATGAAAGACCTTGGCATGGATGATCATCCCCCATTTATTGCCACCAGAGGCTATGATAGTGTAGTGTGGAGTCGTTTGTTCTCCAGAGACACGTCAGATCTGGAAGATTATCAGATCAATCAG ATCCAATATATTCTTCGTGATACACTTCAAGCAGTAGGTGCCAAAGGAATGGTGGTGGGACATACGCCACAAAGTACTGGAGTAAACTG TGAATTCAACTGTAGCATTTGGCGAGTTGATGTGGGGATGTCAAGTGGGGTCCTTGACTCGAGACCTGAG GTTTTAGAAATAAGAGAAGGTAAAGCAAGGCCAATCTCGAGCAGACGAGATAGATACAGTGAGCTCCAAGTAGTTGATTATATCTAG